One Streptomyces sp. ML-6 genomic region harbors:
- the glnII gene encoding glutamine synthetase — protein sequence MTFKAEYIWIDGTEPTAKLRSKTKIMTGSPSQDVDRLPTWGFDGSSTNQAEGHASDRVLKPVFVCPDPIRGGDDILVLCEVFDIDMTPHASNTRAALRPVAERFAGQEPVFGIEQEYTFFDGHRPLGFPEGGFPAAQGGYYCGVGADEIFGREIVEKHLDHCLRAGLGICGINAEVMPGQWEFQVGPLSPLEVSDQLWVARWLLYRTAEEFDVSATLDPKPVKGDWNGAGAHTNFSTRAMREGYDAIITACESLGEGSKPMDHVKNYGAGIDDRLTGLHETAPWNEYSYGVSDRGASVRIPWQVEQDRKGYIEDRRPNANVDPYVVTRLIVDTCCSALEKAGQV from the coding sequence CCCTCGCAGGACGTGGACCGGCTGCCGACCTGGGGCTTCGACGGTTCGAGCACCAACCAGGCCGAGGGCCACGCCTCGGACCGGGTGTTGAAGCCGGTCTTCGTCTGCCCGGACCCGATCCGCGGCGGCGACGACATCCTCGTGCTGTGCGAGGTCTTCGACATCGACATGACGCCGCACGCCTCCAACACCCGTGCCGCGCTGCGTCCGGTGGCCGAGCGGTTCGCCGGTCAGGAGCCGGTCTTCGGCATCGAGCAGGAGTACACCTTCTTCGACGGCCACCGGCCGCTCGGCTTCCCCGAGGGCGGCTTCCCGGCCGCGCAGGGCGGCTACTACTGCGGGGTCGGCGCCGACGAGATCTTCGGCCGCGAGATCGTCGAGAAGCACCTCGACCACTGCCTGCGGGCGGGCCTCGGCATCTGTGGCATCAACGCCGAGGTCATGCCCGGCCAGTGGGAGTTCCAGGTCGGTCCGCTGTCCCCGCTGGAGGTCTCCGACCAGCTGTGGGTCGCCCGTTGGCTGCTGTACCGCACCGCCGAGGAGTTCGACGTCTCCGCGACCCTCGACCCGAAGCCGGTCAAGGGCGACTGGAACGGGGCGGGCGCGCACACCAACTTCTCCACCAGGGCGATGCGCGAGGGCTACGACGCGATCATCACCGCGTGCGAGTCGCTGGGCGAGGGCTCGAAGCCGATGGACCACGTCAAGAACTACGGCGCGGGCATCGACGACCGGCTGACCGGCCTGCACGAGACCGCCCCGTGGAACGAGTACAGCTACGGCGTCTCCGACCGCGGCGCCTCGGTCCGCATCCCCTGGCAGGTCGAGCAGGACCGCAAGGGCTACATCGAGGACCGTCGGCCGAACGCCAACGTCGACCCGTACGTCGTCACGCGGCTGATCGTCGACACCTGCTGCTCCGCGCTGGAGAAGGCCGGCCAGGTCTGA